A region of the Streptococcus suis genome:
TAGTAGGGGATTTAACTTAATGACATTGTTCAAGGAGTGACTATCTTTTTTTATATGATTTTGAGATAGTTGCTCTAACTGAAAACGCCTTAGGAGATTTCTTCCTATAAGAAAAATGACTCGTTTTCATAAAAGTTTTGACTCTGAACAAAATCTGAACAAGAAGTAATATGATGTTTGTATAAAGTAAGGAGGAAACTATTTATGCAAGTAAAAATCAATAATCTATCCAAAAATTATGGAGATAGACATGTACTAAAGGGTGTTAATTTCACAATTAAAGCTGGCAGTATCTGTGGCTTATTAGGTGTGAATGGAGCAGGAAAATCAACACTAATGAAAATTATGTTTGGTTTAGAGAAGGAAACAAGTGGAGAGATCTTTTTTGATAATCGTAAACGTCAAGTAAATGAATATAATGATAGAATAGGAGCTTTAATAGAAACACCTGCTATCTATATGAATCTTTCAGCATTTGATAATTTAAAAACCAAAGCATTGCTGTATGATATTACAGATGATCGAATTAAAGAAGTTTTAAAAAAGATTGGGCTAGAAAATACTGGAAGAAAGAAAGCAGGTAAGTTTTCTTTAGGAATGAAGCAACGCTTGGGCTTAGGAATGGCTATTTTGACGAACCCGAGTTTACTTATTCTTGATGAACCAACAAATGGGTTAGATCCAGATGGAATTAAGGAACTATTAGATTTATTGAAGGATTTGCAGAGGAATGGGATGACAATTCTTATCTCAAGTCATCAATTGCATGAAATCAGTAAGGTGGCTGATAATATTGTAATCTTAAATGAGGGCTATATTTGCTATAACGAATTAAATAATCACGATGATAACTTAGAAAAGATTTTCTTTAACATTGTTCATGGAGGTTTGAAATGAAAAATATTATCCGATCAGAGTTTTTGAAAATAAATAATAATAGTTATAGGAAACTATTGGTAGCCCTCCCCTTGTTAGCAGCATTGATTGCTTTCTTATTAGTTGGACCACAGATTTTAGAAAGTTTTACAATTTATTGGTGGGAGGCACTATTTCTCTTTGCTTTAGTGGGGTTACTTTTTCTTAAGGATTTTAAAAGCGAAGAGAAGGCAGGTCAATTTCAAAATGTTACTTTAGGAAAATTAGGATATAAAATTCGGGTATCTAAAATGATTTTAGTAGCAGTTCAAGTCTTTTTTTCAAGTGCATTCTTGATGCTTATCATAAAAGTAATGGAAAGCTATTTATATCCGAATTATATGGAGGTTAATACTTTACATGATTCAATAACATTATTGTTTATGCTATTAAGTGTGGTTTGGAATATAGCTTTTCTGTATTATTTATCAGATAAGTTAAACCCTTACCTGCTTGTAGTTGGGAACACTTTTATTTGCCTTTTGATTGCACCATTGATTGCACAGACAAAGTTCTGGTTTATTTTTCCTTATACCTATCATTACAAGGTGGCACAGACTATACTACATTTACGACCGTCTGGTGACTTAGAACAAAGTTTTGGAAATCTAAATCATTCCATAGTTTTATTGTGTGTACTCTTGTCAGCAATGTTAACGCTTATTATTTGTATGTTAATGTATCGAAAGAAGGAATGAATATGAAAATAATTCAAAGTGAGTGGCTGAAAATTAAAATGTCATATCCAAGCTATCTTATATTAGGTTTTTCGCTAATTGAAATAATCACGATTTTGCCATATTTAATATTTGTGAAAAGTAGTAAAGCTTTAGAAGCTGCTATCTTCTTTCCAATGCTAGTTATTGCAGTAATCATTAGCTTAGTAGCTATTTTGATTTGTGAACAAGAAGAGCAGGCTAATCACTTTCAAATATTGATTAGTGAACGGGAAGGAGCTAAGTTATGGGCGGCTAAGATCATAATTTTAGATTTAATGCTTTTACTACCAACAATTGGGGTATGGAGCTTATTATACTTAGTTTTCAAGCAAGATTCATATTTAACAGTTGGATTAATCTATTGGTTATTAAGTGCTTTCCTAAATC
Encoded here:
- a CDS encoding ABC transporter permease, with the translated sequence MKIIQSEWLKIKMSYPSYLILGFSLIEIITILPYLIFVKSSKALEAAIFFPMLVIAVIISLVAILICEQEEQANHFQILISEREGAKLWAAKIIILDLMLLLPTIGVWSLLYLVFKQDSYLTVGLIYWLLSAFLNHFHLLLAFLLGNSGNLIVAFIECLLIIFATNKVFLEMHWLPIALPINMILEPVDGYLVNLSIFISWIVLLFLAQIYLLKYSKIKILK
- a CDS encoding lantibiotic ABC transporter permease, with amino-acid sequence MKNIIRSEFLKINNNSYRKLLVALPLLAALIAFLLVGPQILESFTIYWWEALFLFALVGLLFLKDFKSEEKAGQFQNVTLGKLGYKIRVSKMILVAVQVFFSSAFLMLIIKVMESYLYPNYMEVNTLHDSITLLFMLLSVVWNIAFLYYLSDKLNPYLLVVGNTFICLLIAPLIAQTKFWFIFPYTYHYKVAQTILHLRPSGDLEQSFGNLNHSIVLLCVLLSAMLTLIICMLMYRKKE
- a CDS encoding lantibiotic ABC transporter ATP-binding protein gives rise to the protein MQVKINNLSKNYGDRHVLKGVNFTIKAGSICGLLGVNGAGKSTLMKIMFGLEKETSGEIFFDNRKRQVNEYNDRIGALIETPAIYMNLSAFDNLKTKALLYDITDDRIKEVLKKIGLENTGRKKAGKFSLGMKQRLGLGMAILTNPSLLILDEPTNGLDPDGIKELLDLLKDLQRNGMTILISSHQLHEISKVADNIVILNEGYICYNELNNHDDNLEKIFFNIVHGGLK